The following are from one region of the Paenibacillus sp. JZ16 genome:
- a CDS encoding GntR family transcriptional regulator has protein sequence MSANDRIPLYQQIQDYIRHVITTENMKPGDRIPTEKELMDQFHVSKITVANALTGLANEKLIARVPGKGSFVAEEADFLTAGQSSTAKLKGKEGKLATGIIGVIMPTIHDYFAIRLIEGIQAALNDEGYRSMIMLTDGKLEKEKDAIKELKALGAEGLLIFPVDEENYNEEILGMKLSGFPFVLIDRYLPGVETHYIAADGRRGTRLAVEHLWELGHRDIAICSDSPLQTVTVQERIEGYIDALKDKGALINPAHMITDFKPLSVLKDAEAHPLYRYIRNRMVTAYISLNGRLGVQIYQMAKQAGLRVPEDVSIVSFDDPTSIVEEFSIFTHVKQFEWDMGYQAAGKLLEVLRGHGEVKSYSKLLIEPELVIRQTSGHVPQT, from the coding sequence ATGAGTGCAAACGATCGAATTCCGTTGTATCAGCAAATCCAGGACTATATAAGGCACGTCATAACAACAGAAAATATGAAGCCTGGGGACCGCATTCCGACAGAGAAGGAGCTGATGGATCAGTTTCATGTCAGTAAAATAACGGTTGCCAATGCCCTAACCGGATTAGCGAATGAGAAATTAATTGCCCGGGTGCCGGGCAAAGGCAGTTTTGTAGCAGAGGAGGCCGATTTCTTAACTGCGGGCCAGTCATCAACTGCGAAGCTTAAGGGAAAAGAGGGGAAGCTGGCCACGGGCATCATAGGCGTGATCATGCCCACCATCCATGATTATTTCGCCATCAGGCTCATTGAGGGAATCCAAGCTGCGCTGAATGACGAAGGTTATCGCAGCATGATCATGCTGACCGACGGCAAGCTGGAAAAAGAAAAGGATGCCATCAAAGAGCTGAAGGCTCTCGGAGCCGAAGGCCTGTTGATTTTCCCGGTAGACGAAGAGAACTACAACGAGGAAATACTGGGTATGAAACTATCCGGGTTTCCTTTTGTGCTGATTGACCGGTATTTGCCAGGGGTCGAGACGCATTATATTGCGGCTGATGGAAGGCGCGGTACGAGGCTCGCCGTTGAACATCTATGGGAGTTAGGACATCGGGACATCGCCATATGCTCGGATTCTCCCCTGCAAACCGTCACGGTTCAGGAGCGGATCGAAGGCTATATTGATGCATTAAAGGACAAGGGCGCATTAATCAATCCGGCGCATATGATTACGGATTTCAAACCGCTGAGTGTGCTCAAGGATGCCGAAGCTCATCCATTGTACCGATATATCCGAAATCGCATGGTTACCGCCTATATCTCGCTAAACGGGAGATTGGGCGTCCAAATCTATCAGATGGCCAAGCAAGCGGGACTTCGCGTGCCGGAAGACGTTTCGATCGTCAGCTTCGACGATCCGACTTCTATCGTGGAGGAATTCAGCATATTTACCCATGTCAAACAGTTTGAATGGGATATGGGATACCAGGCTGCCGGTAAACTGCTCGAAGTATTGCGCGGTCATGGAGAAGTGAAGAGCTACAGCAAATTGCTGATTGAGCCGGAGCTGGTCATTCGCCAAACGTCGGGTCATGTTCCACAAACGTAA
- a CDS encoding ABC transporter permease, whose product MSKSRLTNNRFMKRIWQHKLFYLFMLPGIVWFFLFSYVPLYGIQVAFRDYTFVGGFTGSPWAGFKYFEQFFNYYQSGDIIRNTVIISLMKLLIGFPMPIILALLLNEVRKMKFKKTIQTLSYLPYFVSWIVVVTLMQRLLTPYGGPVNDLLGSFGVESIQFLNNPTWFYQMIVGSDIWKNIGWNSIIFMAAIAGIDQQLYEAAKIDGAGRFKQMWHVTLPGIRNVAIILFILAVGNLMSAGYEQLLLLNGPATASMGSVLDVHAINSGIREGRLSYAAAVGLFQSIIGLILVLTVNRIARKVSDVSLF is encoded by the coding sequence GTGAGCAAGTCACGATTAACCAACAACCGATTCATGAAACGAATCTGGCAGCACAAGCTCTTTTACTTGTTCATGCTGCCAGGCATCGTCTGGTTTTTTCTATTCTCTTACGTGCCCTTATACGGAATTCAAGTTGCTTTCCGGGACTATACCTTCGTTGGCGGCTTCACCGGGAGTCCCTGGGCAGGATTCAAGTACTTTGAACAATTCTTCAATTACTATCAGTCCGGTGACATCATTCGCAACACGGTCATCATCAGTCTTATGAAGCTGTTGATCGGATTTCCGATGCCGATCATTCTTGCGCTCCTATTGAATGAAGTTCGGAAGATGAAATTCAAGAAGACGATTCAAACGCTTTCTTATTTACCTTATTTCGTATCCTGGATCGTGGTTGTCACGCTGATGCAGCGTTTACTGACTCCATATGGCGGTCCGGTCAATGACTTGCTGGGATCGTTTGGGGTCGAATCGATCCAGTTCCTGAACAATCCTACCTGGTTCTATCAGATGATTGTCGGGTCCGATATCTGGAAGAACATCGGCTGGAATTCGATTATCTTCATGGCCGCCATTGCGGGTATCGATCAGCAGCTGTACGAAGCTGCCAAGATCGATGGCGCAGGACGCTTCAAGCAGATGTGGCATGTGACACTTCCTGGTATCCGCAATGTGGCCATCATCTTATTTATTCTCGCCGTGGGAAATCTGATGAGCGCCGGGTATGAACAGCTCCTTCTCTTGAATGGTCCTGCGACTGCCAGTATGGGCAGCGTGCTGGACGTGCACGCCATCAATTCCGGTATCCGGGAAGGGCGTCTCAGTTACGCCGCTGCGGTCGGCCTATTCCAAAGCATTATCGGGCTCATCCTGGTTCTGACCGTCAATCGCATCGCCCGTAAAGTCAGTGATGTATCCCTGTTCTAA
- a CDS encoding GxGYxYP domain-containing protein, with product MARRFTILCLAILCAFSLTTSAAYASETNPQSAQTDSSNHRELPSFKKPKHLDVADIYDAPGDIKLLLGTLQGIVNREQPRIYLIESQEEGKMTWLNDINVPYTLHEDYWDVFSAYRSEAKGMIVYDPEVPDTINVATTLAGLKNAVVASPELADKLSKAPFDLKILDDLRGKFDNRLEAYTWQYEHLWEQTTHQMLIGLDPDTAIRIPSGMPESFVTIAEEKQQVRDASNRDTYNLDLSSLLGEASVYLRFDDAFTQDGWGPAVHEITIKADDKEIASFIAGTPEEESYLYDRQNSKFSEGQGGHRFADNGSYFVYEFTPPAGTEILTAEVDMWNQYKVSAGNIRPPSAEQQEPYGYLRDYAVANKAMVFWLDSNVPEQKALFEKIMSDVEPGTPYLGWFSNDVEGEFSSVEIASRYGVYVLAADWFSNLTVFSGTKPKFKLAKTPPQPALENKIYVTYTFTEGDNFQYNQHRMRVMWDDPARGKVPINWTSSPLLYEGAPAILNYYLNTATENDLLIAGPSGAGYFYPSPWPDASFREFLQQTEKYMKKTGMTIPYVLNRIDSENVPLSPFKAKAYEEEYNVPGLFISYEDKYGVEIIGDSLPVSTIRGISTVQDGLQVLNEAKANWDGKSPLFVSLGMLAWSMTPSDALALTEQLGADFKVVRADHYFSLLRESYNLPIKK from the coding sequence ATGGCTCGTAGATTCACGATTCTCTGTTTAGCTATCCTATGTGCTTTTTCATTAACGACCAGCGCAGCTTATGCTTCGGAAACGAATCCACAGTCAGCGCAAACTGACAGCTCCAATCATCGTGAACTGCCAAGTTTCAAGAAGCCTAAGCATCTGGACGTCGCAGATATTTATGATGCACCAGGTGACATCAAATTGTTGTTAGGGACCTTGCAGGGAATCGTAAACAGGGAACAGCCCCGAATCTATTTGATTGAATCCCAGGAAGAAGGGAAAATGACCTGGCTTAACGATATCAATGTGCCTTACACGCTTCATGAAGACTATTGGGACGTGTTCTCCGCATATCGCAGCGAGGCGAAAGGCATGATTGTATATGATCCGGAAGTTCCTGATACGATTAATGTCGCCACCACGCTCGCAGGTTTGAAGAATGCGGTCGTTGCCAGCCCTGAGCTGGCCGACAAATTGTCTAAAGCTCCATTCGACTTGAAGATCCTCGACGATCTTCGCGGTAAATTCGATAATCGACTTGAAGCATACACCTGGCAATATGAGCATCTGTGGGAGCAGACAACTCATCAGATGCTGATCGGGCTGGATCCGGATACAGCGATTCGTATTCCTTCCGGAATGCCTGAATCGTTCGTGACGATTGCGGAAGAGAAGCAGCAGGTGCGGGATGCGAGCAACCGTGATACTTATAACCTCGACCTCTCCTCCCTCTTGGGAGAAGCATCCGTTTATCTGCGCTTTGATGATGCTTTTACCCAGGATGGCTGGGGACCCGCGGTACATGAAATAACGATCAAGGCTGACGACAAAGAGATAGCGAGCTTCATCGCAGGAACGCCTGAAGAAGAGTCTTATCTCTATGATCGGCAAAACTCCAAGTTCAGTGAAGGCCAAGGCGGTCACCGCTTTGCCGATAACGGCAGTTATTTTGTATATGAATTCACTCCGCCTGCGGGAACCGAGATACTGACCGCAGAAGTTGATATGTGGAACCAGTACAAGGTTTCGGCGGGGAATATCCGTCCGCCTTCTGCAGAGCAGCAGGAGCCCTATGGCTATTTAAGAGATTACGCCGTTGCCAATAAAGCGATGGTATTCTGGCTCGATTCCAATGTACCTGAGCAAAAAGCGCTTTTCGAGAAAATCATGTCCGATGTGGAGCCGGGCACCCCATACCTCGGCTGGTTCAGCAACGATGTGGAAGGCGAGTTCAGCTCGGTCGAGATAGCCTCCCGTTACGGCGTCTATGTGCTGGCAGCCGATTGGTTCAGCAATCTGACCGTGTTCTCAGGAACCAAGCCGAAGTTCAAGCTGGCGAAAACACCTCCACAGCCGGCCCTTGAGAACAAAATTTATGTGACCTATACCTTTACGGAAGGCGACAACTTTCAATATAACCAGCATCGCATGCGCGTCATGTGGGATGACCCGGCCAGAGGCAAGGTTCCGATAAACTGGACTTCAAGCCCATTGCTCTATGAAGGTGCCCCTGCCATATTGAATTACTATCTAAACACGGCAACAGAGAACGATTTGCTCATTGCCGGACCTTCCGGTGCCGGTTACTTCTATCCGAGTCCATGGCCTGACGCTAGCTTCCGTGAGTTTTTGCAGCAAACCGAGAAGTATATGAAAAAGACAGGAATGACAATCCCTTATGTACTGAACCGAATCGACAGCGAAAATGTGCCGTTATCACCGTTTAAAGCAAAAGCTTATGAGGAGGAATATAACGTACCTGGTTTATTTATTAGTTATGAAGACAAATACGGGGTTGAAATTATCGGCGACAGCCTGCCCGTGTCTACGATCCGGGGGATCAGCACCGTTCAAGACGGATTGCAGGTGCTCAATGAAGCCAAAGCGAATTGGGATGGTAAATCACCGTTGTTCGTCTCGCTCGGTATGCTCGCATGGAGCATGACCCCGTCCGATGCGCTGGCGCTGACCGAACAGCTCGGGGCAGATTTCAAAGTCGTTCGCGCGGATCATTATTTCTCCTTGCTCCGTGAAAGCTACAACTTGCCAATCAAGAAATGA
- a CDS encoding extracellular solute-binding protein has protein sequence MKRIWSKGVSALLVSIMVGGLLISCTNSSGNGDNGEGAEGENSYKLKILHNWNGSNGSDAITPVEEVIKEKTGVTLEWEYTKGSETEKVNQIFATQDLPDIYTGPAWGGELDGIIKAAKEGQLVDISDKLKDYPNLSKSIAEENVPPALYEKAIDAYDGKKYLLLQNQPATNEDGMDWLYGFYVRKDIAEKVGVDPQSVVTKEDFYNFLKKIKDANLQENGQPVFPLGGFSNGWAVGIGNTMFYSGASYVDKGDGTVEHNFFTKGYEEYTLFYRKLVEEGLMDPEAFTQTDPIAKEKINQGRIAILAAHYPAILDASKEYVSSHPGSDYIPLGPLERADVEPDRPVDLGIQGNNVTAITKNCKGACVDAALKFLDFMASDEGFMLARYGVQGVHWDMKDGKPVANQEWFDKFSTDTNMKLRKNEGISIGLESLTGLDRINSAAGGDIWAEQERLEAMENARKILRPNGIHVITAYNPGDVITKAPEWEMLKPSMDRMGDAWKEAVFAKSDEAAMSIINELREQLRKTGYEKAMQFTNENLKGKDVVTVQMPN, from the coding sequence TTGAAGAGGATTTGGTCGAAAGGCGTATCCGCATTGCTCGTGTCCATCATGGTTGGAGGTTTGCTGATCAGCTGCACGAATTCATCAGGGAACGGAGATAACGGAGAAGGGGCAGAAGGAGAGAATTCATACAAACTCAAAATACTACACAATTGGAATGGTTCCAACGGTTCTGATGCCATAACGCCCGTGGAGGAAGTCATTAAGGAGAAAACCGGTGTTACCCTCGAGTGGGAATATACAAAAGGCAGTGAGACGGAGAAGGTTAACCAGATCTTCGCCACGCAGGATTTGCCGGACATTTATACCGGGCCAGCCTGGGGCGGGGAATTGGATGGCATCATTAAGGCTGCCAAAGAGGGACAATTGGTGGATATATCGGACAAGCTGAAGGATTATCCAAACTTGTCCAAATCGATTGCGGAAGAAAATGTGCCGCCGGCATTATATGAGAAAGCGATAGACGCCTACGACGGTAAAAAATATTTGCTGCTGCAAAATCAGCCGGCCACGAACGAAGACGGCATGGATTGGCTTTATGGTTTCTATGTGCGCAAAGACATCGCCGAGAAAGTCGGCGTCGATCCGCAATCCGTTGTGACGAAGGAGGATTTCTACAACTTCCTCAAAAAAATCAAGGATGCCAATCTGCAGGAGAACGGCCAGCCGGTCTTTCCGCTGGGCGGTTTCAGTAACGGCTGGGCCGTTGGCATCGGCAACACCATGTTTTATTCCGGAGCGAGTTACGTCGACAAAGGCGACGGCACGGTTGAACATAACTTCTTCACCAAAGGCTATGAAGAATACACGCTGTTTTATCGAAAGCTCGTTGAAGAGGGGTTGATGGATCCTGAAGCCTTCACCCAGACAGACCCGATTGCCAAGGAAAAAATCAATCAAGGCCGCATCGCCATCCTGGCCGCGCACTATCCGGCCATCCTGGATGCTTCCAAGGAGTATGTCTCTTCGCATCCGGGCAGCGACTACATTCCTCTCGGTCCGTTGGAGCGCGCTGACGTTGAGCCGGACAGGCCCGTCGATCTGGGGATTCAGGGAAATAACGTAACGGCGATCACGAAGAACTGCAAAGGCGCTTGCGTTGACGCTGCATTGAAGTTCCTGGATTTCATGGCTTCCGATGAAGGCTTTATGCTGGCCCGGTACGGGGTGCAGGGTGTTCATTGGGACATGAAGGACGGCAAGCCTGTTGCCAATCAGGAATGGTTTGACAAATTCAGCACGGACACCAACATGAAGCTGCGGAAGAACGAAGGTATCAGCATCGGTCTGGAATCGCTGACAGGGCTTGACCGCATCAATTCCGCTGCGGGAGGAGACATCTGGGCGGAACAAGAAAGGCTTGAAGCGATGGAGAACGCTCGCAAAATCCTCCGTCCGAACGGCATTCACGTAATTACTGCTTATAACCCGGGTGATGTTATCACGAAGGCGCCGGAATGGGAAATGCTGAAGCCATCGATGGATCGAATGGGAGATGCGTGGAAGGAAGCGGTATTTGCCAAATCGGATGAAGCGGCGATGAGCATTATCAATGAACTACGGGAACAGCTCCGTAAAACCGGATATGAGAAAGCGATGCAGTTCACGAACGAAAATCTGAAGGGGAAAGACGTGGTAACCGTTCAGATGCCGAACTGA
- a CDS encoding alpha-mannosidase produces the protein MPYEPIRPERLKQMLNQLREAIYEPVAELEVKAWVTPEPVSFMDRMTGAPMTLVHGERWGNLWDCAWFRFTGSLPENSCKEDHVLLLDINGELCLVDREGSPVQGLTTVNSEFDFSLGLPGKRVVRLHEMYMRGSDIEVWADAGNNDLFGKYQGGSLKEAVIAVCREDIRGLYYDVEVLLEAAEQLPAGTARKEKIYQALYDVSLKLTEFSPEQVKQAKKQLDKQLSLQGGDPVLTISAVGHAHIDLAWLWPIRETIRKGARTFSTALRMMERYPEYVFGASQPQLYDWMKRHYPALYEQIKERVREGRWEPQGAMWVESDTNVPGGESLVRQILYGKRYFQQEFGLEMKSLWMPDVFGYSASLPQLLKKSGVDYMMTQKLSWSEYNRHPHHSFLWEGIDGSAVLTHMPPEDTYNSPAAPRSIAKAEREYLDKNVSSHALMLFGIGDGGGGPGEEHLERLAREKNLLGLSPVIQEPSWKFFERLNEERDSFQTWRGELYLEKHQGTLTSQARSKRYNRKMEKALRELEFASVLAARLGRTYPSETLETIWKEVLLYQFHDILPGSSIKRVYDESLERYEELLSNTEAMIAETYRYLADHISHDAKATPGTVVFNSLPWERREWLRANGRWHHVLVPSMGYTVISNDADAGAEDEVASGIEMLLETPEAELDVTVSERSLENDKLIVKFDQNGGILSILDKAEAREVIQQGHSGNDLRVYHDEGDAWDFRHDYSANPGKPLNLLAIQKLRDGPRVGLVFEYAYGESALTQTVVLTEGSRRIDFETSVDWRENGKMLRTSFPVNIRTDQVHCEIQFGSLSRPTHRNTMWDFAKDEICAHQWIDLSEPDYGVALLNDCKYGHRAIHNVLDLHLLRSSSYPDPDADRAEHRFTYSLYPHQGNHVQAEIYRRGNELNIPLRAISLPSVPDQATGKLPSSQAFLRPDHPNIMVESVKKAEDGDDIVVRLYETSGTHASTTLHCGFEAAEAWTTDLMENILAALPLGEASNKITLSFTPFEIITLRLRLPLG, from the coding sequence ATGCCATACGAACCGATAAGGCCGGAACGGTTAAAACAAATGTTAAACCAGCTTCGGGAAGCGATATATGAGCCGGTTGCCGAGTTGGAAGTGAAGGCATGGGTTACGCCCGAGCCCGTATCGTTCATGGATCGAATGACGGGTGCGCCAATGACGCTTGTCCACGGAGAACGATGGGGCAACCTGTGGGACTGTGCCTGGTTCCGATTTACCGGCAGCCTTCCGGAAAATAGCTGTAAGGAAGACCACGTCCTTTTACTGGACATTAACGGCGAGTTGTGTCTGGTGGACCGGGAAGGATCTCCGGTCCAGGGATTGACTACCGTGAATTCGGAATTCGATTTTTCATTAGGACTCCCCGGCAAGCGTGTTGTCCGGCTTCATGAGATGTACATGAGAGGATCTGACATTGAAGTATGGGCAGATGCAGGCAATAACGATCTCTTCGGCAAATACCAGGGAGGCTCTTTGAAAGAGGCTGTCATCGCAGTCTGCCGGGAAGACATTCGAGGCCTATATTACGATGTCGAAGTCCTCTTGGAAGCTGCCGAGCAGCTCCCTGCCGGAACCGCGCGCAAAGAGAAAATCTATCAGGCCCTCTATGACGTATCACTGAAGTTAACGGAATTCTCGCCGGAGCAGGTCAAACAAGCGAAGAAGCAATTGGATAAACAATTAAGCTTGCAGGGAGGCGATCCGGTCTTAACGATCAGCGCGGTGGGTCATGCGCATATCGATTTGGCCTGGCTGTGGCCCATCCGCGAAACGATCCGGAAAGGCGCCCGGACGTTCTCGACCGCGCTTCGCATGATGGAACGCTATCCGGAGTATGTATTCGGCGCAAGCCAGCCCCAGCTGTACGACTGGATGAAGCGGCATTATCCCGCGTTATATGAACAGATCAAGGAGCGGGTACGCGAAGGCAGATGGGAACCGCAGGGGGCCATGTGGGTGGAGTCGGATACCAATGTGCCGGGCGGCGAATCTCTGGTGCGCCAGATCCTGTATGGCAAGCGGTACTTTCAGCAGGAATTCGGTTTGGAGATGAAATCGCTCTGGATGCCGGATGTTTTCGGTTACTCAGCCAGCCTGCCGCAGCTGCTCAAGAAGTCGGGCGTGGATTACATGATGACCCAGAAGCTCTCCTGGAGCGAATATAACCGGCACCCTCACCATTCCTTCCTATGGGAAGGGATTGACGGCTCCGCCGTATTAACGCATATGCCGCCTGAAGATACGTACAACAGTCCGGCAGCCCCGCGTTCCATCGCCAAAGCGGAGCGGGAATATTTAGATAAAAATGTATCCAGTCATGCCCTGATGCTCTTCGGCATTGGGGACGGCGGCGGCGGTCCTGGTGAAGAGCATTTGGAGCGGCTTGCACGCGAGAAGAACCTGCTTGGTCTATCCCCTGTCATACAGGAGCCCTCGTGGAAGTTCTTTGAGCGATTGAACGAAGAACGCGATTCATTCCAGACGTGGCGCGGTGAGCTTTATCTGGAAAAGCATCAAGGCACCCTGACCAGTCAGGCACGAAGCAAGCGGTACAACCGGAAGATGGAGAAAGCGCTGCGTGAACTGGAGTTTGCTTCCGTGCTGGCTGCCCGGTTAGGCAGGACATACCCGTCCGAGACGCTGGAGACGATCTGGAAAGAAGTTCTGCTGTATCAGTTCCACGACATTCTTCCGGGCTCTTCAATAAAGCGGGTGTATGATGAATCGTTAGAACGTTATGAAGAGCTGCTATCAAACACGGAGGCTATGATTGCCGAGACCTATCGCTATCTGGCAGACCACATTTCACACGATGCCAAAGCTACCCCCGGAACGGTCGTATTTAATTCGCTACCTTGGGAACGCCGGGAGTGGCTGCGCGCGAATGGAAGATGGCATCACGTGTTGGTTCCATCGATGGGCTACACCGTGATATCGAATGACGCCGATGCCGGAGCTGAAGATGAAGTAGCGTCAGGTATTGAAATGCTTTTGGAAACACCGGAAGCGGAATTAGACGTTACAGTTTCGGAGCGAAGCCTGGAGAACGACAAACTGATCGTGAAGTTTGATCAAAACGGGGGCATTCTATCGATCCTGGATAAGGCGGAAGCTCGCGAAGTCATTCAGCAAGGCCACTCGGGTAACGATCTTCGCGTGTACCATGACGAAGGGGATGCATGGGATTTCCGTCATGACTATTCGGCGAACCCGGGCAAGCCGTTAAACCTCCTCGCGATACAGAAGCTGCGGGACGGGCCGCGAGTCGGGCTGGTCTTCGAGTACGCTTATGGCGAATCTGCGCTGACGCAGACCGTTGTGCTGACGGAGGGCAGCCGGCGTATCGATTTCGAGACGTCCGTCGATTGGAGAGAGAACGGCAAGATGCTAAGAACCTCGTTCCCGGTCAATATACGTACGGATCAGGTTCATTGCGAGATCCAGTTCGGCAGCTTGAGCAGGCCGACCCACCGCAATACGATGTGGGATTTTGCGAAGGACGAGATTTGTGCCCATCAATGGATTGATTTATCGGAGCCGGATTATGGGGTCGCGCTGCTCAATGATTGCAAATACGGCCATCGGGCGATCCATAACGTGCTGGATCTGCATTTGCTTCGCAGCAGCTCTTATCCGGATCCGGATGCAGACCGTGCGGAGCACCGATTCACATATTCGTTATATCCGCATCAAGGGAACCATGTTCAAGCCGAAATCTATCGACGAGGCAATGAGCTGAATATCCCGCTTCGGGCGATATCCTTGCCTTCCGTGCCTGACCAAGCGACAGGAAAGCTTCCGTCTTCCCAAGCATTTCTGCGGCCGGATCATCCGAACATTATGGTGGAATCCGTCAAGAAAGCCGAGGATGGCGACGACATCGTGGTTCGTCTGTATGAAACATCGGGAACACATGCCAGCACGACACTTCATTGTGGATTTGAAGCGGCCGAAGCCTGGACTACGGATTTGATGGAAAACATCCTTGCAGCGCTGCCGCTTGGCGAAGCATCCAACAAAATTACGCTATCCTTTACGCCATTTGAAATCATTACGCTGCGTTTGAGATTACCGCTAGGATAA
- a CDS encoding carbohydrate ABC transporter permease, protein MKRKWSFFSMFNYTVLAIIGFSMIYPFIYILAYSLNDGKDSMMGAIYFLPRKFTLENYAQVFDNARIWKAYQITLMRTVLGTFLHVVLCTLMAYALSKKTLPGRSFFTFYIFLPTIFSAGFIPFFITLQKLHLINSFWVYVLPMLFNFMHIVIIRTFLQGIPEELEESARIDGYGDFQIFVRIILPLSGPVLATISLFIGVAHWNDWFSGAYYVSNKDLIPVQTLLQEMLTEAEALSNSMQRAAQQGGQTIGGTSGAGATPESLRMALLVITVFPILCIYPFLQRYFVKGVMIGSVKG, encoded by the coding sequence ATGAAACGTAAATGGTCTTTTTTCTCGATGTTCAATTACACCGTTCTCGCCATCATCGGATTTTCGATGATCTATCCGTTTATTTACATTTTGGCGTATTCCCTTAACGACGGGAAGGATTCGATGATGGGGGCGATCTATTTTTTGCCCCGTAAATTCACGCTGGAGAACTACGCCCAGGTATTCGATAACGCCCGCATCTGGAAGGCGTACCAAATTACGCTCATGCGCACCGTGCTGGGTACATTCCTGCATGTTGTGCTGTGTACGCTCATGGCTTATGCGCTTTCCAAAAAGACATTGCCGGGCCGCTCCTTTTTCACCTTTTACATCTTTTTGCCGACGATTTTCAGTGCCGGGTTCATCCCGTTCTTCATCACGCTGCAAAAGCTGCATCTGATCAACAGCTTCTGGGTGTATGTGCTGCCGATGCTGTTCAATTTCATGCATATCGTCATCATCCGAACCTTCCTGCAAGGCATCCCCGAGGAGTTGGAGGAGTCTGCCCGCATTGACGGGTACGGCGATTTTCAAATCTTCGTGCGGATTATACTGCCGCTATCGGGCCCGGTGCTTGCCACTATCTCCTTGTTCATCGGGGTGGCCCATTGGAATGATTGGTTCTCGGGTGCTTACTATGTATCCAACAAAGATTTGATACCGGTGCAGACCCTTTTACAAGAAATGCTGACGGAAGCTGAAGCGCTGTCGAATTCGATGCAGCGAGCCGCGCAGCAGGGCGGACAGACGATTGGCGGAACCAGCGGTGCTGGCGCGACGCCGGAATCGCTCCGGATGGCCTTGCTTGTCATTACGGTCTTCCCGATCTTGTGCATTTATCCGTTCCTGCAGCGATATTTCGTAAAGGGGGTTATGATCGGTTCAGTTAAAGGTTAG